The sequence AAACATTTGAATTGTCAAGCGAACGAAAACGTTTTATACGTGGTGGTCTTTGCTAACTAGGCTAGCCTCCAACTGTCTAAAAGAGACCAAGGTGAGTGTCGCTTTTCCAACTCACGACTGAATAACTTGATTTAACAAGACTAGTTGTCAAACTTTTGCCAGATTTTTTTTTCTTGTGTGCGCAAAAATCTAACTCTATACCAGGCTAATGTCAGAAAAAGTAGTAAGTTATAGTAGTTAGTTGGTTAGCGGTGAATTTGTGAACTAATTTAGCTAACTAATTATCTTCGGAAGAGCTTTAACTTTTATAATTTATCGACTCATATTGTAATGTTTCCCCTCCCCAGACCAAGAAGTGGAAAAGAGACTACACACAGTTAAATTTGAAGATGAAATATATGTTCTGCTTTTCGTTAGGCTGAGGAACTCAAGAAAAACATTCATTGTCAAGAGTTGGAAGATTTGCTTGTTGCATTCCTCGACTAAAGTCTTTACCCTGCAATGTTAGCTGGCCATGTACTTCTAGAAAGAACCgtaacatattatatatacttGGCTAAGTATATTtctgtagactaggcctactaAACTAGCCATTGGCTAATGTCCGTAATTCGTCCGGATATTAGGGATTCTAGACTATTTCTATCACTTAAAAACCAAAGGTAATCTTTTGGTATGGTTTATTTGTTTGACGTTAGTGTTGATAAGAGTAAAATTAGGTGAAGAAAGGTGAAAGTCTTGGGGACGACATGTAGCTAGTGAGTACCCTCATTGGAATTTTCCCTTGGGCGTTGGTGGTTGGTTTCGATTTAACACCCATCAGGTGTGTCCTGTGGTACACACTTTCCCTCTTATCATTCCCAGTGATCTCACGGCAAGGAGAGTTAATTTGACTTATCTAATGCACTATAGCTAGGCTATAGTCTAACAAAACCTCCTACCAATCTTAAAACGGAAATAAATAATATAAAGTTAAACCCATTATTGCGTTCTCAATAACTCATTGCAGTCTCTAAGTCCTTTAGTCCTTCTAAAATCCAGACAGAATAAAGGGCGCTAAACTAAGGGAACTGACATGACAGCTGTAGTAGGAAGAGTTTGGGGGTGGGTGCGTCCAGTTATCTCCTACCGGCCCTGGGGCAGCAAAGCAGGACCTGACAAAACCACGAGGGACAAGCCAGTGACTGAAGAGCAGCAGACGAGAGGCAGCTGGGGCTTCTTGGGGGGGTTAACAACCTGGGTTTGGGGAGCCGGACAGAAAAGACAAACAAGTGAACAAACAACATTGATCGACGAGTACTGGGAAGCAAGTGAGGAGAAAATCCAGTCCAGGGAAGTTGAAGAGCTGGGTGCGGGAAAGCAGGAGGCTGAGGGGAAAGCAGAACATGGTAACTCCAGATGGTGGAATAAGATTCTGCCACCCTCACACTTATTCTGGCCGAGAACAGCTGAACCTGGTGGGCTAAGTCAGAGGAAATGTGTCGGTGCAGGATGGGACTCTGACAAAGATGGGGAGTATTCTGACTACGGAACCCCTCCACCTTCTCCCACACCTAGCTCCTCATCAGCCTTCCGGTTCTTTGCACTCGCCTGGAATGGGGTGATAGTTCCGGAACACTTTGAGATCTGTTTCAACCTCCTTCGTCACCTGTTTGACCTGTTGGTGGTGGGCTTCCTGTGGACTGTGTCCCCCCCTACCAAGTTGGTCCTGGAGGTTCTAGGGGTTCAAGGAGGACTGAAGTTGTGGCTCCATGGAATGGCCATGTTTTCTGTCTCCACTGTTGGAATGGCGGGACTGCTTTGGTTGGTCCAAGAGTATCTTCTACAGTTTGCTCTGTTGTATGGCATCGTGCAAGCACTGGTCATCTCTGTCAGCATCCAGCAGAGTGTGATCctaggagagggggatgaggagtaTGAAAAGGAGGTGGAGGACGTGGAAGTGAGAGACGATGAGGAAGTTACAGAGATGTACTTGACTACAAAGGAAAGATGATCCTTGAATGAAAGTTTGTTTTGGTAAGTTCTGTcagtctcttctccctctttctctctgttggattttctggtctctctcactgtcctgaTGTACACTGTTTTCCTGACTGTACTACAGCCTAAATGTACCTAGATTCCACTCCTAACCTCATGATTGTATTTGTCTTTTGTTGTTCATCACTCATTATATACCTGTTTGTTGTAGTTTATATTAAGCAAGGGAGAAAAAAGCTCATGCTTatacactgaactaaaatataaactcaacatgtaaagtgttggtcccatgtttcatgagatgaaataaaagatcccagaaatgttgcatatgcacaaaatgcttatttctcaTATTTTGTGTacagatttgtttacatccctgttagtgagcctttctcttttgccaagataatccacctgacagacaagaagctgattaaacagcatgatcattacacaggtccaccttgtgctggggacaataaaaggacactctaaaatgtgctgttttgtagCACAACATAATGCCACGGATGTCAAGCTTTcggggagcatgcaattggcatgctgactgcaggaatgtccatcagagctgttgccacagaatttaatgttcatttctctaccataagctgcctccaatgtcgttttagagaatttggtagtatatccaaccagcctcacaaccgcagactatgacctccacatctggcttcttaaCCTGCAGGattgtcgggggggggggggatttctgTCTTtattaaagcccttttgtggggaaaaactcattgtGATTGGCTGACCACGCcccttcccagtcatgtgaaatccatggatTTGGGCTTcatacatttatttcaattgactggtttCCTTAGATCAGCTGTAATTCAGcaacatctttgaaattgttgcatttatatttttgttcagtatagaacaGTGATGTAGTTTCATGACTTTATATTATTGTGGTTTTCATGGTTATTCAACTCAACTGTACAGACTATGCAGACTGTTCTTGTCTAGGTTGGCAATGTTCCCACTGCCACAAACACCTCTGCTTGGAGCTATTTTAATCTACAGCCAACCACAAACTGCTCTGCTTGGAGCTATTTTAATCTACAGCCAACCACAAACTGCTCTGCTTGGAGCTATTTTAATCTACAGCCAACCACAAACACCTCTGCTTGGAGCTATTTTAATCTACAGCCAACCACAAACTGCTCTGCTTGGAGCTATTTTAATCTACAGCCAACCACAAACACTTCTGCTTGGAGCTATTTTAATCTACAGCCAACCACAAACTGCTCTGCTTGGAGCTATTTTAATCTACAGCCAACCACAAACTGCTCTGCTTGGAGCTATTTTAATCTACAGCCAACCACAAACACTTCTGCTTGGAGCTATTTTAATCTACAGCCAACCACAAACTGCTCTGCTTGGAGCTATTTTAATCTACAGCCAAACACAAACTGCTCTGCTTGGAGCTATTTTAATCTACAGCCAACCACAAACTGCTCTGCTTGGAGCTATTTTAATCTACAGCCAACCACAAACTGCTCTGCTTGGAGCTATTTTAATCTTGAAACCAGAGGGAAAAAGAACTGACATTCTCCAAGTGGTGTTGAAACCAGCTTGAAATAATGAGAAATCAAaggcttttttttttttggaatgCATATCATTACAGTTTACATAGAGAGAGCAGTATGATGTATGAAGAAAGGATGGGATTTTATTTGCCTGAAGGGGTGCTGCAATAACAGCCACAAGCAGCAACAAGCAGGCCAAAATAACAGCAGCAACAAGCAGGCCAAAATAACAGCAGCAACAAGCAGGCCAAAATAACAGCAGCAACAAGCAGGCCAAAATAACAGCAGCAACAAGCAGGCCAAAATAACAGCAGCAACAAGCAGGCCAaaataacagcagcaacagcaggccAAAATAACAGCAGCAACAAGCAGGCCAAAATAACAGCAGCAACAAGCAGGCCAaaataacagcagcaacagcaggccACTGGTTTTTGTCCTGCTGTTGTCATCCTGACTTTCCCATGTGATTTTTGTCATGGTTAACTTGAGGCTGTTTAAAGCATTTGAACCACAAACTGTTTACTGatgagcttttatttcttccaCAGACAATCATCTGACATGCAGGGAAGAGGGATGTTTTGAAAAGCCTGACATGCAGGGAAGAGGGATGTTTCGAAAAGCCTGACATGCAGGGAAGAGGGATGTTTTGAAAAGCCTGACATGCAGGGAAGAGGGATGTTGTTTCGAGAGCCTACCAATGCAAAGACCAAGAGCCATGAAAAGAGCTGAGCCCAGCTGATACTGCAATGAGGAACGACAGAGGCTGGAGGACTTTAGGCTAACACTTCACTACTGTGATATTCAGTGGCGCTGTAGCAAAGCACATCCACTACAATCTTTGTCATCTAGGCCCAGTGATACCACTGTTGTCATCTAGGCCCAGTGATACCACTGTTGTCATCTAGGCCCAGTGATACCACTGTTGTCATCTAGGGCCCAGTGATACCACTGTTGTCATCTAGGACCCAGTGATACCACTGTTGTCGTCTAGGGCCCAGTGATACCACTGTTGTCGTCTAGGGCCCAGTGATACCACTGTCGTCGTCTAGGGCCCAGTGATACCACTGTCGTCGTCTAGGGCCCAGTGATACCACTGTCGTCGTCTAGGGCCCAGTGATACCACTGTCGTCGTCTAGGGCCCAGTGATACCACTGTCGTCGTCTAGGGCCCAGTGATACCACTGTTGTCGTCTAGGGCCCAGTGATACCACTGTTGTCGTCTAGGGCCCAGTGATACCACTGTTGTCATCTAGGGCCCAGTGATAAAACTGTTGTCGTCTAGGGCCCAGTGATACCACTATCGTCGTCTAGGGCCCAGTGATACCACTGTCGTCGTCTCGGGCCCAGTGATACCACTGTCGTCGTCTCGGGCCCAGTGATACCACTGTCGTCGTCTAGGGCCCAGTGATACCACTGTTGTCGTCTCGGGCCCAGTGATACCACTGTTGTCGTCTCGGGCCCAGTGATACCACTGTTGTCGTCTAGGGCCCAGTGATACCACTGTTGTCGTCTAGGGCCCAGTGATACCACTTGTCGTCTACGGCCCAGTGATACCACTTGTCGTCTACGGCCCAGTGATACCACTTGTCGTCTAGGGCCCAGTGATACCACTTGTCATCTAGGGCCCAGTGATACCACTTGTCATCTAGGGCCCAGTGATACCACTTGTCATCTAGGGCCCAGTGATACCACTTGTCATCTAGGGCCCAGTGATACCACTTGTCGTCTAGGGCCCAGTGATACCACTTGTCGTCTAGGGCCCAGTGATACCACTGTTGTCGTCTACGGCCCAGTGATACCACTTGTCGTCTAGGGCCCAGTGATACCACTTGTCGTCTAGGCCCAGTGATACCACTTGTCGTCTACGGCCCAGTGATACCACTTGTCGTCTAGGGCCCAGTGATACCACTTGTCGTCTAGGGCCCAGTGATACCACTTGTCGTCTAGGGCCCAGTGATACCACTTGTCGTCTAGGGCCCAGTGATACCACTTGTCGTCTAGGGCCCAGTGATACCACTGTTGTCGTCTAGGGCCCAGTGATACCACTGTTGTCGTCTAGGGCCCAGTGATACCACTTGTCGTCTAGTGCCCTGTGATACCACTTGTCGTCTTAGCACAGTTCTATTGTTACAGAATCCTGTTTCCTTCTAGTTAGACTTCTTTTACATTCGTTTTGTTCAGACGAACTTTTGAATATCTACTTGACAGATACCAGCACCTTTTTTTCCCAGGTTTCTTTCCAATCTTATTCCAAGCAGATTGTGTTGTTGTTAGTTTTGGGACATAAGGTTTATTTGCCTTGTATTTAATTTCCTGTGCCTTAATATTTAATAGTATGCCTTTATTATATTATCCCTGTCTTTCTCCATCATAATCATCAGTGTTAATTGCATTGTAAGTAAACTACACATTGAACATGTATTTATCTGTTTTGTCACACGTATGTTCCTGTTTGAAAGGTACGCTACAGTCTTAGAAACTCAaccgtttaaaaaatatatatttatctttATAATTGACCGTACAATTGTCTAGTAGTAAGTTTTACACAATCACATACAAACCAACAGTGATGCTCAGGAACACTAATTCTACCTGCAAGATTTTTGTCTCGGGATGTCACAATCTGTAGTAGGCGTGTCTAAGAAGAGGATTCTAACCAGTGGAGtctggtgggaggagctgtagGAGGGCGGGCTCATTGAAACGGAATAAATGGAACATATagaaaccacgtttgactccattccacaattccatttcagccattacaatgagcctgtcctcctagaGCTCCTCCCACTGGTTCTCACCCACAATGCCCCTGTAATTCTAAAAGCTTTGAAGAACATTTCCAGTTTCTACGATGGCCTTTCCCAGATATTTTTGTATTTGTAGCATAACATACAGCTATCACATCTTCACAGTGATGCAGAAAGTTCTATGATATATATATACTCGTTGTGTGCTGATAATGGGACCTGTAAACAGTGATACCACATCAGTGATTCCTCTCTGCCTTTTATCTCTTGTGTTTAAATGTCATGTTTTGACTTGTTACTCCACGTGTTGTTTACAAAGAAAGATGTCTTGTAATGAGAATATGCaatgttccccccccccccacaaaagaCAAGTACTGGATCACTGTGAAAATGATAAGGCAGCAACACTTCAACATGAAAACCCCACCAGGGCCACGTTCAGTTGATCaaacgttgcagatagaaatgtgaCGAATAGAGCCGCCAAGGACTCCTTGTTCTACGTTTCAGAGAGGCGTGTTTGTTCTACATGTATTTGTATCGTAGAGTTCCACGAGAGGTCATTCTGAATGCATCCCATGTCAACGTTGTGTTTTGAAAAGGGAACGGATGTGTAATGTAAACCACGTGTTGAGAAAATAAACTTTGGGCCTGTTACTGTCCTAGATGTCTATAcccattactgtactgtatactgactcaGCCTGAAATATTTCCACTGGGTAAATAAATAAAGATgtggcatttttttttttttaaaggttgcATTGCTGAATCTCAGATTTTATTTCATTGGTTGTGCCATGTGTGTGCTAATTTAGCTTTTAATACGCATGGTACTCATTCCATAACACATTTGTAACTATAGGGATCTCCTATCTAATAACAAGGTGTACGTCCCAAAAGACACCCTATTATCTATATAGTAGTACCAgagacctggtcaaaagtagtgcacaatagggaatatggtgctatttgggatacactatagggaatatggtgctatttgggatacactatagggaatagggtgctatttgggatacacTAGGGAATAcggtgctatttgggatacacTAGGGAATAcggtgctatttgggatacactatagggaatacggtgctatttgggatacacTAGGGAATAcggtgctatttgggatacacTATAGGGAAAACAGTGCTATTTGGGATACACTATAGGGAAAAcggtgctatttgggatacactatagggaatacggtgctatttgggatacacTATAGGGAAAAcggtgctatttgggatacaTCCAAGGCCATGTGTCAGGTATTGGGATACATCCAAGGCCATGTGTCAGGTATTGGGATACATCCAAGGCCATGTGTCAGGTATTGGGATACATCCAAGGCCATGTGTCAGGTATTGGGATACATCCAAGGCCATGTGTCAGGTATTGGGATACATCCAAGGCCATGTGTCAGGTATTGGGATACATCCAAGGCCATGTGTCAGGTATTGGGATACATCCAAGGCCATGTGTCAGGTATTGGGATACATCCAAGGCCATGTGTCAGGTATTGGGATACATCCAAGGCCATGTGTCAGGTATTGGGATACATCCAAGGCCATGTGTCAGGTATTGGGATACATCCAAGGCCATGTGTCAGGTATTGGGAGCGCTGTGTCAATAGGATTCATACTTTTAGCAGCAGGACAGAGAAACACCAGAATAACCTCACTAATGCCATCAGAACAGGTCCCTGAATGTGACCTGATTATATTACTTATTTTTACTACTGTCTCCATGGCCACCAACCACTAATTCAGTCTTCCTCTGTGTTGACCTACTTTGTGAACGACAGTGAGATGAAGTTAACTAAGGTACAGTACTGGAAACCTGAACTATCTTGTAGGTGGGGTTGATGGGAGATTTATTCATCAGTGCTcactgtagcaaaacattttgcaatgaaAGTGAGCGTTTCTTACTGAACATGGTAGTCTCTCCTTCTTTCGGCTTGTTTGCTCCcaatttggttcctagtgaatataCCCCTGGCCTGAAATATCTCAGGTGGGGTTGTTGGGAGATGGTCCACAACTAATAGAATAATAAACCCATGTTGACATTTCCATGCAGTCTTGAAGAATCAATAACATGCACAAACATCTCATGTTCATCTCATGTAAGACACTTGGACAAAGTGATTTCAACACAGTTCAAACCTTGTTTTTATTCACATTAAATCTGCTCTCATATGATTTATTTTATGTACAGAAAGGTGCTTCACCAATACAGTAACATTGTACGTGTGTATCTGTTATAGAAAATGGTGGCTTTGGTGGGATAGTGTGTAATGCTTTATACATAGAGGTTATGTTGTCACAGTTCaagcacagtagtagtagtagtatcgtGTTTGGAACAACGGAGGATGAAGCCCTACACAGTGAAATGTTGTCAGTGGAGACATGAACACAGCCTGAGTGAGCAATTCATCATGCACCTTCTCCCTCTTCATTAAAATACTCTCATCTCTCCCATGCCTTTAGTTGAACTGTCTGATCCGGATTACTGTATACACGGTTCTCCAATATGTTGTCGTTTAAGGGCATGTTTTGTTCATTGATTGCAGGAAATAGCAGTTACAGGTGTTCAAAGAAAAAAGGTATTCAGCAGCACCACTTAATCCCGGGGAGAACCTTGACTGTATACCATGTGTTGTCCGACTTACTATATTCTCAGTGTAGTACTGAATGTACGCAGCAGCACCACATAAATGTCATTTCTCTCATCTCGtttgaaaaaataataattttcttCTGCTGATCACAGCAGATAAAGTGCCAATAGATGCAAAAGCCTAGAATTTCCAAAGGCAACTAACATACTTTCCATAAACCAATCAGCATGCAGCTTTAGTTAGTGCCAACGTTGCCCTAGTGCATTCCTTCTCAGAGGCCAAAAAAAAGGATGTGTGATTTGTGAGCTTTTTTTCTGATTCTTATAAGTTGACATCTCTTATCTCAAACctcataaatacaaaataaatgttttatcctTTCAATATCTTCTCTTGAAACATTATTAGAAAGAATGTTTGACATCTCAGAATTTAAGGCGATTTGCCACCAATTCTGTTCTTATTTGAAGTGCTGAGACTGatagtaatccttctcacccccccctcctcccccccttaaaatatgtagatgcactattgtaaagtggctgttccactggatgtcataaggtgaatgcaccaatttgtaagtcgctctggataagagcgtctgctaaatgacttaaatgtaatgtaaatgtaatgtactcAACACTCCTGAGGATTGTCTGTAAAGGATGGAGAGTATACTGCATCAACACATTTTCACTGCACTCAACTAAAATGTGATATGTAATGACTACAGCAATTTCACGTGAAAATAAGAATAACAAGACCAGCTTATCTCAAAACTTCTCCTTAAAACAGTGTCCCACAAAAAAACATATACAAAAATTAAAACGGTCCTAAATACTCCCCTAAACATCTTTAATGTTTACTGATATTTTATGTAAAACAATGTGTCCATAAAACAAGAAGTGTTTGATGTTTAAGTATTAATGGAGCTTTTTAAAAACCATTACTTTGAAACAGagataaaaaaataattaaaagctTGCGAAACTATTCactccccttggcatttttcctattttgttgccttacaacctggaattaaactGGATTTtagggggtttgtatcatttgatttacacaacatgtctaccactttaaagatgcaaaatatttttgggggcgaaacaaacaagaaataagacaaaagaaaaactgaaaacttgagcgtgcaaaactattcacccccaaagtcaatactttgtagagacaccatTTGCAGCaactacagctgcaagtctcttggggtatgtctctatgagCTTGGCACATCTATCCATTGGGAGTTTTGCACATTCTTCCCAGGCAAAACTggtccagctccttcaagttggttggattccgctggtgtacaacaatctttaagtcataccacagattctcaattggattgaggtctgggctttgaatAGGCCATccaaagacatttaaatgtttccccttaaaccactcgagtgttgctttaacagtatgcttagggtcattgtcctcctggatggtgaacctccatcccagtctcaaatctctggaagactgaaacaggtttccctcaagaatttccatgTATTTAGCGCCAACCATCATttcttaaattctgaccagtttcccagtccctgccgatgaaaaacatccccacagcatgatgctgccaccaccatgcttcactgcggggatgttgttctcggggtgatgagaggtgttgggtttacgcaagacatagcgttttctttgatggccaaaaagcaacatttttgtctcatctaaccagagtaccttcttccatatgtttggggagtctcccacatgacttttggcaaacaccaaacgtgtttgcttattttgtctttgagcaatggcttttttctggccactcttccttaAAGCCAAACTCTGTGGAgagtatggcttaaagtggtcctatggacagatactccaaacTCCGCTGTGGAGCATTGCAGcaccttcagggttatctttggtctctttgttgcctctttgAATAATggcctccttgcctggtctgtgagttttggcgtgcggccctctcttggcaggtttgttgtggtgccatattctttccattttttaaacgATTTTAATGGTGCTTCgtaggatgttcaaagtttctgatattaaaaaaaaaatactttgtacttctccacaactttgtccctgccCTGTTTGGAtcgctccttggtcttcatggtgccgcttgttTGGTGATGTTGCAGACCTTTTAGAACAGATGTATGATCTCAGTAGATatatgacagatcatgtgacacttagattgcacacaggtggactttatttaactaattatgtgacttctgaaggtaattggttgcacaagATCTTATTtaagggcttcatagcaaaggggttcgTTACATATGCACCACtttcacattttttgttgttgaaacaagtaatttttttcatttcacttcatcaATTGGGACTATTTTGTgtctgtccattacatgaaatccaaataaaaatacatttaaaatgtcagGTTGTAAtggaacaaaataggaaaaatgccaagaggggtgaatacttctgaccagggccgtatatagggaacagggtgtcatttgggacccagtccTAGTGGTAGCCTGGGTACTAGACTATTTATGCACTCTACAATGTTACATATTCATATTTCCAAATCCTTGTTTGACAAGATGGAACACTGTCTGGCACTCAGGCTAAGATACTGACACATAATTAAGTAAAATCATGTATTACGACAAATCAATAAATAAGGATAATTATTATTTATAAAAATAAGGAAAATGATTGTACCCCTTTTTCTTATCAAACAGGCAGAAATAtaggctctctccctccctcagttttATCTGTCTCGTCCTTTTCCTCTCAGTACTGCAGTGACTGAACTAAATGAGAGCGTGTGTGTAGCAGTATAATGTGTCATTGTCATCGACTGAATAATCCCT comes from Oncorhynchus gorbuscha isolate QuinsamMale2020 ecotype Even-year linkage group LG24, OgorEven_v1.0, whole genome shotgun sequence and encodes:
- the LOC124012856 gene encoding uncharacterized protein LOC124012856, giving the protein MTAVVGRVWGWVRPVISYRPWGSKAGPDKTTRDKPVTEEQQTRGSWGFLGGLTTWVWGAGQKRQTSEQTTLIDEYWEASEEKIQSREVEELGAGKQEAEGKAEHGNSRWWNKILPPSHLFWPRTAEPGGLSQRKCVGAGWDSDKDGEYSDYGTPPPSPTPSSSSAFRFFALAWNGVIVPEHFEICFNLLRHLFDLLVVGFLWTVSPPTKLVLEVLGVQGGLKLWLHGMAMFSVSTVGMAGLLWLVQEYLLQFALLYGIVQALVISVSIQQSVILGEGDEEYEKEVEDVEVRDDEEVTEMYLTTKER